Within the Salinibacterium sp. TMP30 genome, the region CGGTGCGGATTTCGGAGCGGAGGGAGCGCAAAACTCATGCTTCCTATCATGGGCGACGTTGCTGAAAAACGCATAGCAATGCTGCGCAGACATCTGCTCGTCTGTGAAGTGGACGTACGTCTCGTTCGCCCAGAGGTCTCTAGCTGAGAAGTAGCAGCGTGCCAGCAATTGCGGATGCCGCCGCGAGCAGCAGCGCGATCGCCAGCAGAATCGCGTGCACGCGGTAGAACGCGGTCGGTTTACCCGCGGTGTCACGGGCTCGTGGGTCTGCGCTTACGCGCTTGAAGAATCGTGGCCATGCCACAACGTTGAAGAGCGCACTGAGAAAGAGGACGATTGCGGCAAACAGCTCCATGATGTTCTCAGCCTACGCCGCCCGCGCGATCATCTCGCTGCGAGACAATGAGCGGGTGCTCGAATTTACACTAGGCGGAGGTGTGGGTGCTTGGGCTGAGGCCGAAATTGACATCAGACGCTCGCGCTTTATCGGTCGACTCGTGCGGGTCGAGTCGGAGCATGATGCCCGCGACGTAATCGAGTCCGCACGCCAGCGACACGGCGATGCTCGACACCACTGTTCTGCTTTTGTACTCGGTTCCGGCACCCAGCCGGATCAGGTTCGACGTTCCCATGATGATGGCGAACCGTCGGGCACTGCGGGCCGCCCTATCCTCGATGTGCTGAACGGTCGACATCTCATTGATTGTGTTGCCGTTGTGACGCGCTACTTTGGTGGCACACTTCTGGGCGCGGGCGGACTCGTTCGCGCCTACTCGGATGCCACAACCGCCGCTGTCGAGCAAGCCACCGTCGCGCCGGGCCTAGTTCTGCGTCAGCGCCGGCAGCTCTTTCGTCTGCCACTACCCCACGCTGATGCGGGTCGCATAGAAGCGGAGCTCAGGCAGCGTGGCGTCGTAGTTCGCGGCACTGAGTACGACGACGTAGCGGTGATGACGCTTACTACTGCGCTGAACGGAGAGCGGGCGCTGGCTGCGCTGGTTGCGGGCGTTACTGCCGGTGCGCGGATGCTCGAGCCCGCCGGGATCGAGTGGGTGGATGCACCGCCTCCTACCCCCTAGTTTCTCTGGCGCACCGGGGCGGACGAACGGTTCCCGTTGGTTAACGCAAAATAACCACACTCAGTACTCTTCAGCACTGGGTGTGGCTATTTCACAATTGAAGTCCGGCGGTGTCCTACTCTCCCACAAGGTCCCCCTTGCAGTACCATCGGCGCAGAGAGTCTTAGCTTCCGGGTTCGGAATGTAACCGGGCGTTTCCCTCTCGCTATGGCCGCCGAAACACTATTGATTTATGTATCAGTCTGGGCCAGAAACATACCCGGACACTCATCGTGAGGATGGGTGCCTGGCTGTGTTAGCTGGGCGCAGTTCCCGACCGTAAATCGGGAACCACAAAGTGGACGCGAGAATTCTTCTCATTCACCAGTCGAAGTCCTAAGACTTCCAGTGAGGTGGGGTGTTATCAATTTATCGACTTATTAGTACTGGTCAGCTTCACAGGTCGTTAGTCCCTGCTTCCACATCCAGCCTATCAACGCAGTAGTCTAGCTGCGAGTCTCTCGGCCTAAGCCATGGAAATCTCATCTTGAAGCTGGCTTCCCGCTTAGATGCTTTCAGCGGTTATCCATTCCGAACGTAGCTAATCAGCGGTGCTCCTGGCGGAACAACTGACACACCAGAGGTTCGTCCATCCCGGTCCTCTCGTACTAGGGATAGATCTTCTCAAATTTCCTGCGCGCGCAGAGGATAGGGACCGAACTGTCTCACGACGTTCTAAACCCAGCTCGCGTACCGCTTTAATGGGCGAACAGCCCAACCCTTGGGACCTACTCCAGCCCCAGGATGCGACGAGCCGACATCGAGGTGCCAAACCATGCCGTCGATATGGACTCTTGGGCAAGATCAGCCTGTTATCCCCGAGGTACCTTTTATCCGTTGAGCGACAGCGCTTCCACAAGCCACTGCCGGATCACTAGTCCCGACTTTCGTCCCTGCTCGACTTGTCAGTCTCACAGTCAAGCTCCCTTGTGCACTTACACTCGACACCTGATTACCAACCAGGTTGAGGGAACCTTTGGGCGCCTCCGTTACTTTTTGGGAGGCAACCGCCCCAGTTAAACTACCCACCATGCACTGTCCCTGAACCGGATCACGGTTCGAAGTTAGATATCCAATTTGACCAGAGTGGTATTTCAACAATGACTCCACCTGAACTAGCGTCCAAGCTTCACAGTCTCCCACCTATCCTACACAGGCCAAACCGAACACCAATACAAAGCTATAGTAAAGGTCACGGGGTCTTTCCGTCCTTCTGCGCGTAACGAGCATCTTTACTCGTAGTGCAATTTCGCCGAGTTCGCGGTTGAGACAGCTGGGAAGTCGTTACGCCATTCGTGCAGGTCGGAACTTACCCGACAAGGAATTTCGCTACCTTAGGATGGTTATAGTTACCACCGCCGTTTACTGGGGCTTAAATTCACAGCTTCGCCTTACAGCTAACCGTTCCTCTTAACCTTCCAGCACCGGGCAGGCGTCAGTCCGTATACATCGTCTTGCGACTTAGCACGGACCTGTGTTTTTAGTAAACAGTCGCTTCCCACTGGTCTCTGCGGCCCTGCAGCGCTCCCGGAGCAAGTCCGTTCACGCCTTAGGCCCCCCTTCTCCCGAAGTTACGGGGGCATTTTGCCGAGTTCCTTAACCACGATTCTCTCGATCTCCTTGGTATTCTCTACCTGATCACCTGAGTCGGTTTGGGGTACGGGTAACTTGAACCTCGCGTCGATGCTTTTCTTGGCAGCATAGGATCACTGATTTCGTCTTGACGACTACCCATCGGGTCTCAGGCTTAATGAACGACGGATTTGCCTATCGTTCGCCCTACATCCTTAGACCGGGACAACCATCGCCCGGCTCAGCTACCTTCCTGCGTCACACCTGTTAATACGCTAACCGCACCAGAATAGGGTCGTACGCTAGGCCCCACGCCTCACCCCGAAGGGATCGGTCTAGGGGATTCAGATACTTAGCATTACTGGATTAGTTTGGGCGGTTCTTCGTCAGTACGGGAATATCAACCCGTTGTCCATCGACTACGCCTGTCGGCCTCGCCTTAGGTCCCGACTTACCCAGGGCGGATTAGCCTGGCCCTGGAACCCTTGATCATTCGGAGGACGGGTTTCTCGCCCGTCTTTCGCTACTCATGCCTGCATTCTCACTCGTGTGGCGTCCACGGCTGGTTTACACCGCCGCTTCACTCGCCACACGACGCTCTCCTACCACTCCGTACGGCTGAACCACGAAGGCTTACCTAAAATACGAAATCTACAACTTCGGTGGTGTGCTTGAGCCCCGTTACATTGTCGGCGCGGAATCACTTGACCAGTGAGCTATTACGCACTCTTTCAAGGGTGGCTGCTTCTAAGCCAACCTCCTGGTTGTCTGTGCAACTCCACATCCTTTCCCACTTAGCACACGCTTGGGGACCTTAGTTGGTAGTCTGGGCTGTTACCCTCTCGACGATGAAGCTTATCCCCCACCGTCTCACTGCTGCGCTCTCACTTACCGGCATTCGGAGTTTGGCTAACGTCAGTAACCTTTTAGGGCCCATCAGCTATCCAGTAGCTCTACCTCCGGCAAGAAACACGCAACGCTGCACCTAAATGCATTTCGGAGAGAACCAGCTATCACGAAGTTTGATTGGCCTTTCACCCCTATCCACAGCTCATCCCCTCCATTTTCAACTGAAGTGGGTTCGGTCCTCCACGCGCTCTTACACGCGCTTCAACCTGGCCATGGATAGATCACTTCGCTTCGGGTCTAGAACCAGCGACTAAAACGCCCTATTAAGACTCGCTTTCGCTACGGCTGCCCCACACGGGTTAACCTCGCCACTGATCACTAACTCGCAGGCTCATTCTTCAAAAGGCACGCTGTCACCCCTACTAAGGAGGCTCCAACGGTTTGTAAGCAAACGGTTTCAGGTACTATTTCACTCCCCTCCCGGGGTACTTTTCACCTTTCCCTCACGGTACTTGTCCGCTATCGGTCATCTGGAAGTATTTAGGCTTATCAGGTGGTCCTGACAGATTCACACGGGATTTCTCGGGCCCCGTGCTACTTGGGATACTCTTCGAACCATTGACACATTTCGACTACGGGGCTGGCACCCGCTATGGCGTGGCTTTCAATCCACTTCGTCTATATATCGTTGTAATTCTTGCTGTACGGCAGTAACAGCCAAAAAGTCCCACTACCCCGACCATGCAACGCCTGCCGGCTATCACACATGATCGGTTTGGCCTCTTCCGGTTTCGCTCGCCACTACTAACGGAATCACGGTTGTTTTCTCTTCCTGTGGGTACTGAGATGTTTCACTTCCCCACGTTCCCTCTACCCGCCCTATATATTCAGGCGGGAGTCACTGAGTCGTCTTACAACGCCCAGCGGGGTTTCCCCATTCGGAAATCCTCGGATCACAGCTCTATTATCAGCTCCCCGAGGCTTATCGCAGATTTATACGTCCTTCTTCGGCTCCAGATGCCAAGGCATCCACCGTTTGCTCTTAGAAAATTGATTATCACATGAGTATAAGAATCGATCGCAACACCAAAGTGT harbors:
- a CDS encoding YigZ family protein, which translates into the protein MMFSAYAARAIISLRDNERVLEFTLGGGVGAWAEAEIDIRRSRFIGRLVRVESEHDARDVIESARQRHGDARHHCSAFVLGSGTQPDQVRRSHDDGEPSGTAGRPILDVLNGRHLIDCVAVVTRYFGGTLLGAGGLVRAYSDATTAAVEQATVAPGLVLRQRRQLFRLPLPHADAGRIEAELRQRGVVVRGTEYDDVAVMTLTTALNGERALAALVAGVTAGARMLEPAGIEWVDAPPPTP